The following are encoded together in the Candidatus Methylomirabilis oxygeniifera genome:
- a CDS encoding protein of unknown function (Evidence 5 : No homology to any previously reported sequences), whose product MGWAVNRGGYSGKVKGLALNFVEEQKACGVLIKGRLRGI is encoded by the coding sequence TTGGGGTGGGCAGTTAATCGGGGTGGGTACAGCGGAAAGGTGAAAGGGTTGGCGTTAAATTTTGTGGAAGAACAGAAGGCCTGTGGCGTGTTGATTAAGGGAAGGCTACGAGGAATCTAG
- a CDS encoding protein of unknown function (Evidence 5 : No homology to any previously reported sequences), whose product MRLKQVKIPSFAFDSHSKLATYPKALASDGQIVTSGAMDVLLHVAKHPPTFAMIDGQTYLISNLLSWHLIREVLDRNEFVAAICDPSECSQHADVERFARYDDALHIGLVRTHTSAAKSRPTDTRKRHLEAGQICPVCINYRSDKVKPLEVPMSTDQNWRAVRARGLDGIVKCHRCRFRLTLSHEEYSRFLVYSLSTSEIVTMRLDGNQPVICPVCAARGRRGIVLMRWHDDCIVTRCSHCLYDFEAYSLRAEAA is encoded by the coding sequence ATGCGTTTAAAACAGGTCAAGATCCCCTCCTTTGCTTTTGATAGCCACTCCAAACTGGCCACCTACCCGAAGGCTTTGGCGTCAGACGGTCAGATCGTTACCTCTGGGGCGATGGACGTCCTTCTGCATGTGGCCAAGCACCCACCCACATTTGCAATGATCGATGGCCAAACCTACCTCATTTCTAACCTCCTAAGCTGGCATCTCATCCGGGAGGTACTCGACCGCAATGAATTCGTTGCAGCAATCTGCGATCCCTCGGAGTGCTCGCAGCACGCCGATGTCGAGCGTTTTGCTCGCTACGACGATGCGCTGCATATCGGACTTGTCAGGACACATACTTCAGCCGCCAAGAGCAGGCCCACTGACACCCGGAAACGGCACTTAGAAGCAGGACAGATTTGTCCAGTGTGCATCAATTACAGATCGGACAAGGTCAAGCCCCTCGAAGTGCCCATGTCTACTGATCAAAACTGGCGTGCTGTCCGTGCTCGGGGGCTCGACGGTATAGTCAAGTGTCACCGATGCAGATTCAGGCTCACGCTCAGCCATGAGGAATATAGCCGCTTTCTTGTCTACAGCCTTTCCACGTCCGAAATCGTCACCATGCGGCTTGACGGGAATCAGCCCGTGATCTGTCCCGTTTGCGCAGCACGAGGCAGGCGCGGGATCGTCCTGATGCGCTGGCACGACGATTGTATAGTAACGCGTTGTTCTCACTGCCTCTATGATTTTGAGGCGTACTCGCTCCGCGCCGAGGCGGCATGA
- a CDS encoding protein of unknown function (Evidence 5 : No homology to any previously reported sequences) codes for MNQNYVLTEFLNRTGTRTATETSYWNSNIITHIRPHLLNALSGLPEHTVRRWLWALLSAADVPFECEGILAGEHVLRYLVDRHLSSTLSLTRINARSTTVSWQPNPLDPTIPHQVLDALFHALRGLSPERTAPLNRRPPQREGEIWSFYLQAFPFGKKCPSALLFATCGILLGLRLQLYHRNEPETLKWYATAARMLFKYFNHNRLTTPIQPLNRKDFLAIVEWSLQALTKNLRRSNDPKALRELYRVRLKRLFDGHQAKKHPHVGPTKNNIKTPEPAIASYEHRPMDDLPPEMAGDDPAAASLNPLHIDECVGYDTDDDDGTAGDTVIQERDLAIHRSAIYTQPPTQDVVPRKPSLSSSDVSRFILHQFPFWWDPLRGGIGPHRLIAWHRQIDAWLQTGVADGRLLVPPLSMYYGWAGFAITEIQVASYPTDEDAPTIPRDCFLFDPVRWLFFYYQQTLQGRSSFIPKSPDGWRPSTRWIAVPVAPRLSPLLATTLKFLDAHNALVEGASLLQILTRDGTLTPLTPRRFKQIHRSILKKTQRDLPTPPALARAFHPLITTLCGLDEVSARYLSRRTITRGFVQSHYTHLTFDRFFQVCYQAWNILDKWLCGFME; via the coding sequence ATGAATCAGAATTATGTACTGACAGAATTCCTCAATCGCACCGGCACTCGCACAGCTACTGAAACCTCTTACTGGAATAGTAATATCATCACCCACATTCGACCGCACCTACTCAACGCCCTGTCCGGATTACCAGAGCACACGGTCAGACGCTGGCTTTGGGCACTTCTCAGCGCTGCTGACGTACCTTTCGAGTGTGAAGGGATTCTCGCAGGTGAGCATGTCCTGCGATATTTAGTCGACCGGCATCTCTCATCCACGCTCTCACTAACGCGCATTAACGCCCGCTCCACAACAGTTTCGTGGCAGCCCAACCCGCTTGACCCGACAATTCCACACCAAGTTCTTGATGCACTCTTTCATGCCCTTCGCGGATTATCGCCCGAGCGCACGGCACCTCTCAACAGGCGTCCGCCTCAGAGGGAGGGAGAGATTTGGTCGTTTTACCTCCAAGCGTTCCCGTTCGGGAAAAAATGTCCCTCCGCACTGCTGTTCGCGACCTGCGGAATCCTCTTGGGTCTGCGACTTCAACTCTACCACCGGAATGAGCCAGAAACGCTCAAGTGGTACGCAACTGCAGCACGAATGTTGTTTAAGTACTTCAACCACAATAGACTCACCACTCCGATTCAGCCACTCAACCGAAAAGACTTCCTGGCGATTGTTGAGTGGAGCCTCCAAGCTCTTACCAAGAACCTCCGGCGGAGCAATGATCCCAAAGCATTACGCGAACTATACCGCGTTCGCCTCAAGCGACTCTTTGACGGCCATCAAGCCAAAAAACACCCCCATGTGGGGCCAACCAAGAACAACATCAAGACTCCAGAACCGGCGATAGCCTCCTACGAACATCGTCCCATGGACGACCTTCCCCCAGAGATGGCCGGCGATGATCCCGCTGCAGCGTCCCTCAACCCGTTACACATTGACGAATGCGTCGGTTATGATACAGACGACGATGACGGCACAGCGGGCGATACTGTGATACAGGAGCGTGATCTCGCCATTCATCGCTCCGCGATCTATACGCAACCCCCGACCCAGGACGTTGTCCCGCGTAAGCCCTCCCTCTCGTCGAGCGACGTATCACGCTTTATCCTTCACCAATTTCCCTTCTGGTGGGATCCTCTCCGTGGCGGGATTGGACCACACCGGTTGATCGCTTGGCATAGACAGATCGACGCATGGCTTCAGACCGGCGTCGCAGATGGCCGCCTCTTGGTTCCACCCCTTTCCATGTACTACGGCTGGGCTGGGTTCGCCATCACTGAGATTCAGGTAGCTTCCTATCCCACTGACGAGGATGCTCCTACAATTCCTCGGGACTGCTTCCTCTTCGATCCGGTCCGATGGCTCTTTTTTTACTACCAGCAGACACTCCAAGGACGCTCCTCCTTCATCCCGAAGTCACCAGATGGGTGGAGGCCATCGACTCGCTGGATTGCCGTCCCGGTCGCTCCTAGACTTTCACCACTTCTCGCAACTACCCTGAAGTTTCTGGATGCGCACAACGCCCTCGTCGAGGGAGCCTCGCTCCTGCAGATCCTTACCAGAGATGGAACCCTCACGCCGCTGACGCCACGCCGATTCAAACAGATCCATCGCTCAATACTGAAAAAGACTCAACGAGACCTGCCGACACCTCCTGCCCTCGCCAGAGCGTTTCATCCGCTTATCACTACCCTGTGCGGACTAGATGAGGTAAGCGCCCGCTACCTCTCACGCCGCACGATCACTCGGGGATTCGTCCAATCTCACTATACCCACCTGACTTTCGATCGCTTCTTCCAGGTATGCTACCAGGCCTGGAACATCTTGGACAAATGGTTGTGCGGGTTCATGGAATGA
- a CDS encoding protein of unknown function (Evidence 5 : No homology to any previously reported sequences): MIDMMPRPSRGDTPRDRLVLSVPPPGGFGSPVVRTTAATRDIILQLEDTIIRTAKPWNREDVLIHHTSMTAYTMLAVFHLGIRPRNTPHIGGADLTGATAHWVIQDKSSKIYFEERLLYVPPVVVHLVQQLGTFRGRLEREILNHLGSSAIARLPADPLFFFDTTGSVVPFSLKAFWAALCALPIGFPADTPRNFGRHWLRTRLAEDGVADDLMNMWFGHTAAGREPLANHASTCYGPALAQLRDRIAEYLRELGFKHLEYFRPTTRRRFL, translated from the coding sequence ATGATCGACATGATGCCGCGGCCCTCACGGGGCGACACTCCACGCGATCGACTTGTCCTGTCTGTCCCGCCGCCTGGCGGTTTCGGATCGCCGGTCGTCCGCACGACGGCGGCCACGCGGGATATAATTCTGCAACTCGAAGATACGATTATCCGGACAGCCAAGCCCTGGAATCGAGAGGACGTTTTGATCCACCATACAAGCATGACCGCTTACACCATGCTTGCGGTTTTTCACCTGGGCATCCGCCCGCGCAACACGCCGCATATAGGTGGAGCGGACTTGACCGGCGCCACCGCCCACTGGGTAATACAAGACAAGAGCAGCAAGATCTACTTTGAAGAGCGTCTCCTGTATGTCCCACCAGTCGTTGTCCACCTAGTCCAACAACTCGGGACGTTTCGAGGGCGGCTGGAGCGTGAGATTCTGAATCACCTCGGCTCTTCTGCCATCGCCCGACTGCCGGCAGATCCCTTATTCTTTTTCGATACAACTGGGTCGGTAGTCCCGTTTTCTTTGAAGGCATTCTGGGCGGCGCTTTGTGCGTTACCTATCGGGTTCCCGGCCGACACGCCGAGAAACTTCGGCCGCCACTGGCTTCGCACCCGACTCGCCGAAGACGGCGTCGCGGATGACCTGATGAACATGTGGTTTGGTCACACCGCGGCCGGTCGCGAACCGCTCGCCAATCACGCCAGTACGTGTTACGGACCCGCCCTGGCTCAACTCAGAGACAGAATTGCCGAATATTTACGAGAACTCGGCTTCAAGCATCTTGAATATTTCCGCCCCACAACAAGGAGGAGGTTCCTATGA
- a CDS encoding protein of unknown function (Evidence 5 : No homology to any previously reported sequences) — translation MGALGLAKKFGLNVQRNVCDVKVDSLNVKLDVTYFLKISYCFLTELGYTYFLGAAKLLILQWVQG, via the coding sequence GTGGGCGCGTTAGGCTTGGCTAAGAAGTTCGGACTCAACGTTCAGCGTAATGTCTGCGACGTTAAGGTTGACAGCCTGAACGTTAAGCTTGACGTAACTTACTTTCTGAAAATTAGCTATTGTTTTCTTACAGAATTGGGCTATACTTATTTCTTAGGCGCAGCTAAGTTACTAATTCTTCAGTGGGTGCAAGGCTAA